CCCCTCAAGTGGCATACAGCGGTTCGGGGTGCATAATTTAACCTGTAAACCCTCTGGCGCTGTTGACATCAATTGGTAGCGCCAGCCAACAGACACGATACGCGCATTTTCCGACGCCAACGCCACCGGTGGTTTTAGTACCGCCGAAGAGGTGGCGACCCCGCACAAACCCTGTGTAACCCCGATATCGTCCGCGACCCAAGTGCCTGAAGCGACAGCATTCAACGGCAATACACTCACCGCAAGCAGCGTAGCCAACATTATCTGGGAGAGACGAATCAGCATCAAGCAGCTCCTATCGTAGATGTCATACGGATCTGGCGATTATCGCCAATTTCCAGATTAGATAGCACCACCATCTGTGGCAAACTACGGCGCAAGAAACGGGCTAAAAGTGCGCGCAGTGCATGGTTAACCAGCAACACCGGCGGTGCACCCAGCATTTCCTGACGTTGTAGCGCTTGTTTGGATTGATCCAACAGGCGGTCAGCCAACCCCGGTTCCAGACCACCACCGCCTTGCAGTGCTTGTAACAGCAAACGCTCTAATGCTGCATCCAGCCCAATGACCTGAATCTCGCCGGTTCCAGGGAACCATTGTTGTGCGATGGAACGCCCTAATGCGACTCGGACTACCGCCGTTAATTCGTAAGGGTCAGTCTGATTTGGTGCATGTTCAGCCAGCGTCTCAATAATGGTACGCATATCGCGAATTGATACCCGCTCCACTAACAGATTTTGCAGTACCTTATGCAGCGTGGTTAAGGTGACAACACCGGGAATAAAGTCTTCCGTCAGCTTCGGCATCTCTTGCGCAACCCGGTCCAGCAATTGCTGGGTTTCCTGACGGCCAAACAGTTCGCTGGCATATTGGCTGATCAAATGGTTTAGATGGGTCGCCACTACGGTGCTGGCCTCAACCACGGTAAAGCCTTGGATCTGCGCCTGCTCACGCAATGCACTTTCAATCCAAACCGCCGCTAATCCAAAGGCGGGGTCATGAGTGGCCTCACCCGGTAACGAGCCGACCGCATTGCCGGGGTTAATTGCTAACCAACGGCCAGGATGAGCTTCACCACTGCCAATCTCTACCCCTTTCATTAATATCCGATAGTTTGCTGGCGGCAGTTCCAGATTATCTCTGATATGCACCACGGGTGGCAGGTAGCCCATCTCTTGAGCAAACTTTTTACGAATACTGCGAATTCGACCCAGCAACTCGCCATTTTGCTGGAAATCCACCATCGGAATGAGGCGATACCCCACTTCCATCCCCAGCGGATCTTCCAGTTGGACATCAGACCACGTTGCTTCAGCGGCTTGTTGCTGGTCCTGCACCACCGGTGATTCCGCCACCACGGGTTGCTGCATTTGTTTGCCACGTAAACGCCAGGCTAATGCCAACAGCGCGCCGGTGAACAGCAGGAAGACAAAGTTCGGCATGCCAGGCACCATCCCCAGTAACCCTAGCACACTGGCACTTAGCACCATCACGCGTGGGTTATTAAACAACTGGGTGACCATTTGCTGACCAACATCCTGGTCGGTACTGACGCGAGTTACGATAACGCCCGCTGCCGTCGAGATAACCAATGCTGGGATTTGTGCCACCAGGCCATCACCGATCGTCAGCAATGTATAGGTTTCTGCTGCGTGCCCCACGCCCATATCG
The sequence above is drawn from the Yersinia intermedia genome and encodes:
- a CDS encoding flagellar protein FlhE — translated: MLIRLSQIMLATLLAVSVLPLNAVASGTWVADDIGVTQGLCGVATSSAVLKPPVALASENARIVSVGWRYQLMSTAPEGLQVKLCTPNRCMPLEGGSGQSRGLAGEAAATQLTFVYFIAGKGRVNPPLQVISNQVLVNYR
- the flhA gene encoding flagellar biosynthesis protein FlhA; this translates as MANLAALLRLPGNFKDTQWQILAGPILILMILSMMVLPLPPFILDLLFTFNIALSIMVLLVAMFTQRTLDFAAFPTILLFSTLLRLSLNVASTRIILMDGHTGAAAAGRVVEAFGHFLVGGNFAIGIVVFVILVIINFMVITKGAGRIAEVGARFVLDGMPGKQMAIDADLNAGLIGEDEAKKRRSDVTQEADFYGSMDGASKFVRGDAVAGLLIMVINVVGGLLVGVLQHDMGVGHAAETYTLLTIGDGLVAQIPALVISTAAGVIVTRVSTDQDVGQQMVTQLFNNPRVMVLSASVLGLLGMVPGMPNFVFLLFTGALLALAWRLRGKQMQQPVVAESPVVQDQQQAAEATWSDVQLEDPLGMEVGYRLIPMVDFQQNGELLGRIRSIRKKFAQEMGYLPPVVHIRDNLELPPANYRILMKGVEIGSGEAHPGRWLAINPGNAVGSLPGEATHDPAFGLAAVWIESALREQAQIQGFTVVEASTVVATHLNHLISQYASELFGRQETQQLLDRVAQEMPKLTEDFIPGVVTLTTLHKVLQNLLVERVSIRDMRTIIETLAEHAPNQTDPYELTAVVRVALGRSIAQQWFPGTGEIQVIGLDAALERLLLQALQGGGGLEPGLADRLLDQSKQALQRQEMLGAPPVLLVNHALRALLARFLRRSLPQMVVLSNLEIGDNRQIRMTSTIGAA